In one Modestobacter sp. L9-4 genomic region, the following are encoded:
- a CDS encoding cation diffusion facilitator family transporter has translation MTQPAPTTEHALVKEAQSGEGAEKGAEKGGGESTGTVIVAGAANLAIAVAKLVGGLISHSSAMMSEAAHSFADTITEVLLFIALKRGNRAPDAQHPFGYGRATYFWAFLAALCTFGVGAGFSIYQGVETIRKGEEAGSPTISYVILAISFVLEGSSLIKAVRQVRGAAREHGISPRQYLSTTTDTTVKAVTFEDSAALVGLVLAALGLFLEQVTGDPLWDGICAILIGVLLIAVAGSLARANVSLLIGQAVPGTTQQELKDELAAMDQIDDVPFLLTTVIGPGQLLVAAKVDFNDRASVADIEQASDEAERRLVARHSGVKYVFLDPTPGNGRAQVRAPEAGE, from the coding sequence ATGACGCAACCGGCTCCGACCACCGAACACGCCCTCGTGAAGGAGGCGCAGTCCGGGGAGGGTGCCGAGAAGGGCGCTGAGAAGGGCGGGGGCGAGTCCACCGGGACGGTGATCGTGGCTGGGGCGGCGAACCTGGCCATCGCGGTCGCCAAGCTGGTCGGCGGTCTGATCAGCCACTCCTCGGCGATGATGAGCGAGGCGGCGCACTCCTTCGCCGACACGATCACCGAGGTGCTGCTGTTCATCGCGCTCAAGCGCGGCAACCGGGCACCCGACGCCCAGCACCCGTTCGGCTACGGCCGGGCCACCTACTTCTGGGCCTTCCTCGCCGCGCTGTGCACCTTCGGCGTGGGTGCGGGCTTCTCGATCTACCAGGGCGTGGAGACGATCCGGAAGGGCGAGGAGGCCGGGTCGCCGACCATCTCCTACGTCATCCTGGCGATCTCCTTCGTGCTGGAGGGCAGCTCGCTCATCAAGGCGGTCCGCCAGGTGCGGGGTGCGGCGAGGGAGCACGGGATCAGCCCGCGGCAGTACCTGTCGACCACCACCGACACCACGGTCAAGGCGGTCACCTTCGAGGACAGCGCCGCGCTGGTGGGCCTGGTCCTGGCCGCCCTGGGCCTGTTCCTGGAGCAGGTGACCGGCGACCCGCTGTGGGACGGCATCTGCGCGATCCTCATCGGCGTCCTGCTCATCGCCGTCGCGGGCTCGCTGGCGCGGGCCAACGTCTCGCTGCTCATCGGCCAGGCCGTCCCCGGCACCACCCAGCAGGAGCTCAAGGACGAGCTGGCCGCCATGGACCAGATCGACGACGTCCCGTTCCTGCTCACCACCGTGATCGGCCCGGGCCAGCTGCTGGTCGCGGCGAAGGTCGACTTCAACGACCGCGCGTCGGTCGCCGACATCGAGCAGGCCTCCGACGAGGCCGAGCGCCGGCTGGTCGCCCGCCACTCGGGCGTGAAGTACGTGTTCCTGGACCCGACGCCCGGCAACGGCCGAGCCCAGGTGCGGGCCCCCGAGGCCGGGGAATGA
- a CDS encoding nitronate monooxygenase family protein gives MISTALTRWFDLDAPVFGAPMAGVAGGELARAVSLGGGLGMIGVGADTDPAWVVEQGRLPAEADVSHGVGLMAWVLADRPELLAAAIATEPVLVSVSFGDPGPFVGPLHDAGIAVATAVNSRADLDRALEAGADVIVAQGTEAGGHTGQRSTLPLLQEVLATTDRPVLAAGGVATGAGLAAVLVAGAAGGWIGTPFLASPEALTSPAVRARVQEATGDETVLTSAFDIAQELGWPARWPGRALVNEFTETWHGREAELRGDTAATEQVRRARAEGDLAHAPVYAGESVGLLTTERPAADVVRSLVADAEKALQRAARLVR, from the coding sequence GTGATCTCGACCGCCCTCACCCGCTGGTTCGACCTCGACGCGCCGGTCTTCGGCGCCCCGATGGCCGGGGTGGCCGGTGGCGAGCTGGCCCGCGCCGTCTCCCTGGGCGGTGGGCTGGGCATGATCGGCGTCGGCGCGGACACCGACCCGGCCTGGGTCGTCGAGCAGGGCCGGCTGCCCGCCGAGGCCGACGTCTCGCACGGGGTCGGGCTGATGGCCTGGGTGCTGGCGGACCGGCCGGAGCTGCTGGCCGCCGCGATCGCCACCGAGCCGGTGCTCGTCTCGGTCTCCTTCGGCGACCCGGGCCCCTTCGTGGGCCCGCTGCACGACGCCGGGATCGCCGTGGCGACGGCGGTCAACTCCCGGGCCGACCTGGACCGGGCCCTGGAGGCCGGCGCCGACGTGATCGTCGCGCAGGGCACCGAGGCCGGCGGGCACACCGGGCAGCGGTCGACCCTGCCGCTGCTGCAGGAGGTCCTGGCCACCACCGACCGGCCGGTGCTGGCCGCCGGCGGCGTGGCCACCGGCGCGGGGCTGGCCGCGGTCCTGGTCGCCGGAGCCGCGGGCGGCTGGATCGGCACGCCCTTCCTCGCCAGCCCCGAGGCGCTCACCAGCCCGGCGGTGCGGGCGCGCGTGCAGGAAGCGACCGGCGACGAGACCGTGCTGACCAGTGCGTTCGACATCGCCCAGGAGCTGGGCTGGCCGGCCCGCTGGCCCGGCCGCGCCCTGGTCAACGAGTTCACCGAGACCTGGCACGGCCGGGAGGCCGAGCTGCGCGGCGACACCGCGGCCACCGAGCAGGTACGCCGCGCCCGCGCCGAGGGCGACCTGGCGCACGCGCCGGTCTACGCCGGGGAGTCCGTCGGCCTGCTCACCACCGAGCGTCCCGCCGCTGACGTCGTCCGCTCACTCGTGGCCGACGCCGAGAAGGCGCTGCAGCGCGCCGCCCGCCTGGTGCGCTAG
- a CDS encoding ATP-binding protein, translating into MAPELPAGTDLFTSGGEAGRLMAAHDWSTTAVGPVEDWPQGLRFAVRTVLASRFPMVLTWGPEFLQFYNDAYAPFIGAKHPAIGEDIRVTLAEGWDALAGPVEHAMATREASWLPRLPLLLERAGYREETYFTVSHAPAFGDDGTVAGMHAVCTEVTAEVLGERRQQLLHALSTADGELGDEAAVLDGLCAALAGDPLDVPFAAVYLDDGGRLRRAATIGCAPERLPATVEDAAELPGRVSDLRILGGMWEDRVRDAVALPLTGSAGERVGVLLLGVSPNLGLDEEYRTFLELVAGQFLTALGNARAFEAERARAESLAELDRAKTAFFSDVSHELRTPLTLLLGPISDVLAADGLPAAARDQLTLARRNGQRLQRLVNDLMDFASIEAGRAAAVRVATDLPAFTAELAGVLRAGAERAGLSLTVDCSPLPHPAAVDPRMWEKVVLNLLSNAVKYTFVGGIEVRLRGTDDAVELTVADTGIGIPAEELPLVFDRFHRVAGSLARNREGTGIGLALVRELVALHGGTVGVTSEPGRGSTFTVTVPYGTPDAAADAERPAAPSEAARGTADVWETDAAPREQPAEPTDSSVTVLVVDDNADMRTYLTRLLAPVWRVQTCADGEEALAAVAAHLPDAVVTDVMMPRLDGFELLQRLRADPATRAVPVLMLTARAGQEAAVEGFDAGVDDYLAKPFQAAELIARLRVAIDRAAGRRAAAAAETTPAAPVGPPPTASQAPTGTRADVRALVPSSRQPTAPAVPAPAPPPAPPAPPVHFDSWRFPASPRAIPGLRRALRRLLESAGLTEDQSYDLLLAACEAATNAVEHAQDPVEPFIDVTVEASATGVVITVRDYGQWRERGASMDRGRGSTLMSAFADISAVPSPEGTTVTIRAARAG; encoded by the coding sequence GTGGCCCCCGAGCTCCCCGCGGGCACCGACCTGTTCACCTCCGGTGGAGAGGCCGGCCGGCTGATGGCCGCCCACGACTGGTCGACCACCGCCGTGGGCCCGGTCGAGGACTGGCCGCAGGGCCTGCGCTTCGCCGTCCGCACCGTGCTGGCCTCCCGGTTCCCCATGGTGCTGACCTGGGGCCCGGAGTTCCTGCAGTTCTACAACGACGCCTACGCGCCCTTCATCGGCGCCAAGCACCCGGCGATCGGCGAGGACATCCGGGTCACCCTCGCCGAGGGCTGGGACGCCCTGGCCGGGCCGGTCGAGCACGCGATGGCCACCCGCGAGGCGTCCTGGCTGCCCCGGCTGCCGCTGCTGCTCGAGCGCGCCGGCTACCGCGAGGAGACCTACTTCACCGTCTCCCACGCCCCCGCCTTCGGCGACGACGGCACGGTCGCCGGCATGCACGCCGTGTGCACCGAGGTGACCGCCGAGGTGCTGGGCGAGCGCCGTCAGCAGCTCCTGCACGCGCTGTCCACCGCCGACGGCGAGCTGGGCGACGAGGCCGCCGTCCTGGACGGGCTGTGCGCCGCGCTGGCCGGCGACCCCCTCGACGTGCCCTTCGCCGCGGTCTACCTCGACGACGGCGGCCGGCTCCGCCGGGCCGCCACGATCGGCTGCGCGCCCGAGCGGCTGCCGGCGACCGTCGAGGACGCCGCGGAGCTGCCCGGCCGGGTGTCGGACCTGCGCATCCTCGGCGGGATGTGGGAGGACCGGGTCCGGGACGCGGTCGCGCTGCCCCTGACCGGTTCCGCCGGTGAGCGCGTCGGCGTCCTGCTGCTGGGCGTGAGCCCGAACCTGGGGCTGGACGAGGAGTACCGCACCTTCCTGGAGCTCGTGGCCGGCCAGTTCCTCACCGCGCTGGGCAACGCCCGGGCCTTCGAGGCCGAGCGGGCGCGCGCGGAGTCCCTCGCCGAGCTCGACCGCGCCAAGACCGCGTTCTTCTCCGACGTCAGCCACGAGCTGCGCACCCCGCTCACCCTGCTGCTGGGGCCGATCAGCGACGTCCTGGCCGCCGACGGCCTGCCTGCGGCGGCCCGGGACCAGCTGACGCTGGCCCGGCGCAACGGCCAGCGCCTGCAGCGGCTGGTCAACGACCTGATGGACTTCGCCAGCATCGAGGCCGGCCGGGCGGCCGCCGTGCGCGTGGCCACCGACCTCCCGGCGTTCACCGCCGAGCTGGCCGGGGTGCTGCGCGCCGGGGCCGAGCGGGCCGGGCTGAGCCTCACCGTCGACTGCTCGCCGCTGCCGCACCCGGCCGCCGTCGACCCGCGGATGTGGGAGAAGGTCGTGCTGAACCTGCTCTCCAACGCGGTGAAGTACACCTTCGTCGGCGGCATCGAGGTGCGGCTGCGCGGCACGGACGACGCCGTTGAGCTCACCGTGGCCGACACCGGCATCGGCATCCCCGCCGAGGAGCTGCCGCTGGTCTTCGACCGGTTCCACCGGGTGGCCGGGTCGCTGGCCCGCAACCGCGAGGGCACCGGCATCGGCCTGGCGCTGGTCCGCGAGCTGGTCGCGCTGCACGGGGGCACCGTCGGGGTGACCAGCGAGCCCGGCCGGGGCAGCACCTTCACCGTCACCGTGCCCTACGGGACCCCGGACGCCGCGGCCGACGCCGAGCGCCCCGCCGCACCGTCGGAGGCCGCGCGCGGCACCGCGGACGTCTGGGAGACCGACGCCGCGCCGCGGGAGCAGCCGGCCGAGCCCACCGACTCCTCGGTGACCGTGCTGGTCGTCGACGACAACGCCGACATGCGCACCTACCTGACCCGGCTGCTGGCGCCCGTCTGGCGGGTGCAGACCTGCGCCGACGGCGAGGAGGCGCTCGCCGCCGTCGCCGCGCACCTGCCCGACGCGGTGGTCACCGACGTGATGATGCCGCGGCTGGACGGGTTCGAGCTGCTCCAACGACTGCGGGCCGACCCCGCCACCCGCGCCGTCCCGGTGCTCATGCTCACCGCCCGGGCCGGGCAGGAGGCCGCCGTCGAGGGCTTCGACGCCGGCGTCGACGACTACCTGGCCAAGCCGTTCCAGGCCGCGGAGCTGATCGCCCGGCTGCGGGTGGCGATCGACCGCGCCGCCGGCCGCCGGGCGGCGGCCGCGGCCGAGACGACCCCCGCGGCTCCCGTGGGTCCTCCGCCGACCGCCTCGCAGGCGCCGACCGGCACCCGGGCCGACGTGCGGGCCCTGGTCCCCTCCAGCCGCCAGCCCACGGCACCGGCAGTCCCGGCCCCGGCACCGCCCCCGGCGCCGCCGGCTCCCCCGGTGCACTTCGACTCCTGGCGGTTCCCGGCGTCCCCGCGGGCGATCCCGGGGCTGCGGCGCGCGCTGCGCCGGCTGCTGGAGTCCGCCGGGCTCACCGAGGACCAGTCCTACGACCTGCTGCTGGCGGCCTGCGAGGCGGCGACCAACGCGGTGGAGCACGCCCAGGACCCGGTCGAGCCGTTCATCGACGTCACCGTCGAGGCCTCGGCCACCGGCGTGGTGATCACCGTGCGGGACTACGGGCAGTGGCGGGAGCGGGGCGCGAGCATGGACCGCGGCCGCGGCTCGACCCTGATGAGCGCGTTCGCCGACATCAGCGCCGTGCCGAGCCCCGAGGGCACCACCGTGACCATCCGGGCCGCGCGGGCCGGCTGA
- a CDS encoding SRPBCC domain-containing protein yields MTGDERTGEVDVLAEGVRLRFRRRWPRPVDDVWAALTEPDRLARWIGTYDGLREPGGTGVFTMTHEDEPAGERLRVVACAAPVRLVVEWDTEAGWRVDLDLDSEGRETVLTFTQLFPAGTDVAEYALG; encoded by the coding sequence ATGACAGGCGACGAGCGGACGGGCGAGGTCGACGTGCTGGCCGAGGGGGTGCGGCTGCGGTTCCGGCGCCGGTGGCCGCGCCCGGTCGACGACGTCTGGGCCGCGCTCACCGAGCCCGACCGGCTGGCCCGCTGGATCGGCACCTACGACGGGCTCCGGGAACCCGGCGGCACCGGCGTCTTCACCATGACGCACGAGGACGAGCCTGCGGGGGAGCGACTGCGGGTGGTCGCATGCGCCGCCCCGGTCCGGCTGGTGGTCGAGTGGGACACCGAGGCCGGCTGGCGGGTGGATCTCGACCTGGACTCCGAGGGTAGGGAGACGGTGCTGACGTTCACCCAGCTCTTCCCGGCCGGCACCGACGTGGCCGAGTACGCCCTCGGCTAG
- a CDS encoding MerR family transcriptional regulator, whose translation MLRIGEVAAAAGVSVRALRYYEEQGLLEAERTPSGQRRYPESAVGRVRFVQQLYAAGLTSKDVLEVLPCVHTGVATPAMLARLTEQRDGIDRQIAELTAARERLAEIIRIGEQYVPGGPGASEDACRPVTARPEAQELQPVG comes from the coding sequence GTGCTGCGCATCGGTGAGGTCGCTGCCGCGGCCGGCGTGAGCGTGCGGGCGCTGCGCTACTACGAGGAGCAGGGGCTGCTGGAGGCCGAGCGCACCCCGAGCGGGCAGCGCCGCTACCCCGAGAGCGCCGTGGGCCGGGTCCGGTTCGTGCAACAGCTCTACGCCGCCGGGCTGACCAGCAAGGACGTCCTGGAGGTGCTGCCGTGCGTGCACACCGGGGTCGCCACCCCGGCCATGCTCGCCCGGCTGACCGAGCAGCGCGACGGCATCGACCGGCAGATCGCCGAGCTCACCGCGGCCCGCGAGCGGCTGGCCGAGATCATCCGGATCGGCGAGCAGTACGTGCCCGGGGGTCCCGGCGCGTCGGAGGACGCGTGCCGTCCGGTCACCGCCCGGCCCGAGGCGCAGGAGCTGCAGCCCGTCGGCTGA
- a CDS encoding SDR family oxidoreductase — protein sequence MDITGSVALVTGANRGLGRQFAQQLLERGASKVYATSRRPELIDVPGVEVLRLDVTDPESVEAAAAAAGDVSLVVNNAGISTRANLVTGDLADVRREMDTHFFGTLGVVRAFAPVLARNGGGGIVNVLSALSWFSVDGANAYAAGKAAAWSLTNGVRIELTGQGTQVTGIVLGAADTDMMAGYDGPMTSPADVVRTALDGVQAGDWEVLVDDWSRGVKASLARDPREFYRPRG from the coding sequence ATGGACATCACCGGATCCGTCGCCCTCGTCACCGGCGCGAACCGCGGCCTCGGCCGCCAGTTCGCCCAGCAGCTGCTCGAGCGCGGCGCCAGCAAGGTCTACGCGACCTCCCGCCGACCCGAGCTGATCGACGTCCCCGGCGTCGAGGTGCTGCGGCTGGACGTCACCGACCCGGAGTCGGTCGAGGCGGCGGCCGCGGCCGCCGGCGACGTGAGCCTGGTGGTCAACAACGCCGGGATCAGCACCCGCGCGAACCTGGTGACCGGCGACCTGGCCGACGTCCGGCGGGAGATGGACACGCACTTCTTCGGCACGCTGGGCGTGGTCCGGGCGTTCGCCCCGGTGCTGGCCCGCAACGGCGGCGGCGGGATCGTCAACGTGCTCTCCGCGCTGTCCTGGTTCTCCGTCGACGGCGCGAACGCCTACGCCGCGGGCAAGGCGGCGGCGTGGAGCCTCACCAACGGCGTCCGGATCGAGCTCACCGGCCAGGGCACGCAGGTGACCGGGATCGTGCTGGGCGCGGCCGACACCGACATGATGGCCGGCTACGACGGCCCGATGACCTCCCCGGCCGACGTCGTCCGGACGGCGCTCGACGGCGTGCAGGCCGGCGACTGGGAGGTCCTGGTCGACGACTGGAGCCGGGGCGTCAAGGCCTCGCTCGCCCGCGACCCGCGCGAGTTCTACCGCCCGCGGGGCTGA
- a CDS encoding NADH:flavin oxidoreductase/NADH oxidase: protein MTSPHLLQPLTLRGVTLPNRLAVAPMCQYCVTDGVVGDYHLVHLGRFALGGFGLVMVEATGVTADGRISPGDVGLWTDEQVPGLARVAAFLTAHGSVPAIQLAHAGGKANTLRPWDGSGQVTPGTARPGDEPWTPVAPSAVPMGEGWSAPRPLAVEELADVRDAFVAAARRALAAGFQVAEVHAAHGYLLNQFLSPLTNRRDDEYGGSLENRMRFPLEVVAAVRAVWPEDLPLLVRVSAVDATTEGTTLEDTIAFARQLRALGVDAIDVSGGGIGGGWEHPIGYGYQVPFAAAIREQAGIPTMAVGLVVDPEQAEAVVATGQADLVAVAREAQDDPNFALHAARALTGRYDTYPVQAGPRLASRERLIERLGPWTGPDPVRVEQPAAQA from the coding sequence GTGACCTCACCCCACCTGCTCCAGCCCCTGACCCTGCGCGGGGTCACCCTCCCCAACCGCCTCGCGGTCGCCCCGATGTGCCAGTACTGCGTGACCGACGGGGTGGTGGGCGACTACCACCTCGTGCACCTGGGCCGGTTCGCCCTCGGTGGCTTCGGCCTGGTGATGGTGGAGGCGACCGGCGTGACCGCCGACGGGCGGATCAGCCCCGGGGACGTCGGGCTGTGGACCGACGAGCAGGTCCCCGGCCTGGCCCGGGTCGCCGCCTTCCTGACCGCGCACGGCAGCGTGCCGGCGATCCAGCTGGCGCACGCCGGCGGCAAGGCGAACACGCTGCGCCCCTGGGACGGGTCGGGGCAGGTCACCCCCGGGACCGCCCGGCCCGGCGACGAGCCGTGGACGCCGGTCGCCCCCAGCGCCGTCCCGATGGGCGAGGGCTGGAGCGCACCGCGCCCGCTCGCCGTCGAGGAGCTGGCCGACGTGCGCGACGCGTTCGTCGCCGCGGCCCGGCGCGCGCTGGCCGCCGGGTTCCAGGTGGCCGAGGTGCACGCCGCCCACGGCTACCTGCTCAACCAGTTCCTCTCCCCGCTCACCAACCGCCGTGATGACGAGTACGGCGGCTCGCTGGAGAACCGGATGCGCTTCCCGCTGGAGGTCGTGGCCGCTGTCCGCGCCGTGTGGCCGGAGGACCTGCCGCTCCTCGTCCGCGTCTCCGCCGTCGACGCCACGACCGAGGGGACGACACTGGAGGACACCATCGCCTTCGCCCGGCAGCTCCGAGCGCTGGGCGTGGACGCGATCGACGTCTCCGGCGGCGGCATCGGCGGCGGGTGGGAGCACCCGATCGGCTACGGCTACCAGGTGCCCTTCGCCGCCGCGATCCGCGAGCAGGCCGGCATCCCCACGATGGCGGTCGGGCTGGTCGTCGACCCCGAGCAGGCCGAGGCCGTCGTCGCCACCGGCCAGGCCGACCTGGTCGCCGTCGCCCGCGAGGCGCAGGACGACCCGAACTTCGCCCTGCACGCGGCCCGGGCGCTGACCGGCCGGTACGACACCTACCCCGTGCAGGCCGGTCCGCGGCTGGCCTCCCGCGAGCGGCTGATCGAGCGACTCGGCCCGTGGACCGGCCCCGACCCGGTGCGCGTCGAGCAGCCCGCCGCGCAGGCCTGA
- a CDS encoding CPBP family intramembrane glutamic endopeptidase, whose protein sequence is MTRDRRRIGESLISDAGLTRLLDRLPPWLIDKVPRDHHESDAAFRRRRRVTAAVSVAGAGLLGVSLSRKPDSTSFYALTLGVAATWVAGGVASGPLHLGWMQTPRATLRRPLLTPVAGGIASFGLFYGAALVAKQIPPLEAAITRVLRYAQQGNPVLVTTTTLANGVAEEVFFRGALYAAVGVDHPVLKSSAVYTLATVATRNPALVLASVPMGLLFALQRRVTGGIQAPALTHLTWSVLMLRYLPPLFADRPSIDDTRAAQAL, encoded by the coding sequence GTGACCCGCGACCGGCGCCGCATCGGGGAGTCGCTCATCTCCGACGCCGGCCTCACCCGCCTGCTCGACCGGCTGCCCCCGTGGCTGATCGACAAGGTCCCGCGCGACCACCACGAGTCCGACGCCGCCTTCCGCCGCCGCCGCCGGGTGACCGCCGCGGTGTCGGTGGCCGGTGCCGGGCTGCTGGGGGTGTCGCTGTCGCGCAAGCCGGACTCGACGTCCTTCTACGCGCTCACCCTGGGCGTGGCGGCCACCTGGGTGGCCGGGGGAGTCGCCTCCGGCCCGCTGCACCTGGGCTGGATGCAGACCCCGCGGGCCACGCTGCGGCGGCCGCTGCTCACCCCGGTCGCCGGGGGCATCGCCTCGTTCGGGCTGTTCTACGGCGCCGCGCTGGTGGCCAAGCAGATCCCGCCGCTGGAGGCCGCGATCACCCGGGTGCTGCGGTACGCCCAGCAGGGCAACCCGGTGCTGGTCACCACGACCACGCTGGCCAACGGCGTCGCCGAGGAGGTCTTCTTCCGCGGGGCGCTGTACGCCGCGGTCGGGGTCGACCACCCGGTGCTGAAGTCCTCCGCGGTCTACACGCTGGCCACCGTCGCCACCCGCAACCCCGCACTCGTGCTCGCCTCGGTCCCGATGGGCCTGCTGTTCGCCCTGCAGCGGCGGGTCACCGGCGGGATCCAGGCGCCGGCGCTGACCCACCTGACCTGGTCGGTGCTGATGCTGCGGTACCTGCCGCCGCTGTTCGCCGACCGCCCCTCCATCGACGACACGCGCGCCGCACAGGCCCTCTGA
- a CDS encoding FKBP-type peptidyl-prolyl cis-trans isomerase → MAELTRPDVEPPSGPAPSELVIEDLVVGDGPEATAGSLVSAHYVGVTHDGGEQFDASWDRGDPLEFRLGVGMVIQGWDEGIAGMKVGGRRRLTIPAHKAYGDRGAGGVIKPGATLVFVVDLVGVR, encoded by the coding sequence GTGGCAGAGCTGACCCGCCCCGACGTCGAGCCGCCCTCCGGCCCGGCCCCCAGCGAGCTGGTGATCGAGGACCTGGTCGTGGGTGACGGCCCCGAGGCCACCGCCGGCAGCCTGGTGAGCGCCCACTACGTCGGCGTCACCCACGACGGCGGCGAGCAGTTCGACGCCTCCTGGGACCGCGGCGACCCGCTGGAGTTCCGCCTCGGCGTCGGCATGGTCATCCAGGGCTGGGACGAGGGCATCGCCGGCATGAAGGTCGGCGGCCGCCGCCGGCTCACCATCCCCGCGCACAAGGCCTACGGCGACCGCGGTGCCGGCGGCGTCATCAAGCCCGGCGCCACCCTGGTCTTCGTCGTCGACCTCGTCGGCGTCCGCTGA
- a CDS encoding amidase, translated as MTAQTPAPPVGDRASRTAEVTAAVNAVVTVIDPPLPHAADGPLAGVRVGLKDSIDTAGVRTTCGSAYFADRVPGVDAEVVSRLTAAGAQVVAKLNLSEFALGLTGLNSLAGSARNPWDADRVPGGSSSGSAAAVAAGLVDLALGTDTGGSVRVPAAACGVTGLRPGVSVVPDAGTFPVCELVDTVGPIARDVPLVARAFAVLAGRPVRELTPAPPVRIGVPESWTHPLDPGVAAVVAAAAQVFAGGGAELVPVRVPGTGSALDVLYTLVYADVADLHVERLAHPELFQPETLTRVRVGEGLSDGHRAEALEARAEFQRALEEVFTTVDVLLSPTLPVDVPLVSTDEEVLALTRRLALLTAPWSLHAGPTLALPVGFHPVSGMPVGAQLTAAVGGEDRLLDAGAWFQQRTQWHTATPPCAVD; from the coding sequence GTGACCGCGCAGACCCCCGCCCCGCCCGTCGGCGACCGGGCGAGCCGCACCGCCGAGGTCACGGCGGCGGTCAACGCCGTCGTCACGGTCATCGACCCGCCGCTGCCGCACGCCGCCGACGGTCCGCTGGCCGGGGTCCGGGTGGGCCTCAAGGACAGCATCGACACCGCCGGGGTGCGCACCACCTGCGGGTCGGCGTACTTCGCCGACCGGGTGCCCGGCGTCGACGCGGAGGTCGTCTCGCGGCTCACCGCCGCCGGTGCGCAGGTCGTGGCCAAGCTCAACCTCAGCGAGTTCGCCCTCGGCCTGACCGGGCTGAACTCCCTCGCCGGGTCGGCGCGCAACCCCTGGGACGCCGACCGCGTGCCCGGGGGCTCCAGCAGCGGCTCCGCGGCCGCCGTCGCCGCCGGGCTCGTCGACCTGGCGCTGGGCACCGACACCGGTGGTTCGGTGCGGGTCCCGGCCGCCGCCTGCGGCGTCACCGGGCTGCGGCCGGGCGTCTCCGTGGTGCCCGACGCCGGCACCTTCCCGGTCTGCGAGCTGGTCGACACCGTGGGCCCGATCGCCCGCGACGTCCCGCTGGTCGCCCGGGCGTTCGCCGTGCTGGCCGGGCGGCCGGTGCGTGAGCTGACGCCCGCACCGCCGGTGCGGATCGGCGTCCCCGAGTCCTGGACGCACCCGCTGGACCCCGGGGTCGCCGCGGTCGTCGCCGCCGCCGCGCAGGTGTTCGCCGGCGGCGGGGCCGAGCTGGTGCCGGTGCGCGTGCCCGGCACGGGGTCGGCGCTGGACGTGCTCTACACGCTGGTCTACGCCGACGTCGCCGACCTGCACGTCGAGCGGCTGGCGCACCCCGAGCTGTTCCAGCCCGAGACGCTGACCCGGGTGCGGGTGGGCGAGGGGCTCAGCGACGGCCACCGGGCCGAGGCGCTGGAGGCCCGGGCGGAGTTCCAGCGCGCGCTGGAGGAGGTGTTCACCACCGTCGACGTGCTGCTCAGCCCGACGCTGCCGGTCGACGTCCCGCTGGTGTCCACCGACGAGGAGGTGCTGGCCCTCACCCGCCGGCTGGCGCTGCTGACCGCGCCCTGGTCGCTGCACGCCGGCCCGACGCTGGCCCTGCCCGTGGGCTTCCACCCCGTCTCCGGGATGCCGGTCGGTGCACAGCTCACCGCGGCCGTCGGCGGGGAGGACCGGCTGCTGGACGCCGGGGCGTGGTTCCAGCAGCGCACGCAGTGGCACACCGCCACCCCGCCCTGCGCGGTGGACTGA
- a CDS encoding DsbA family oxidoreductase yields MQVEVWSDVVCPWCYIGKRKLETALSRFPHADQVEVVWRSFQLDPSIPEGHTEPTLPALAAKYGKPVAEMAAMQQRVEDIAAGEGLEYHLAEGISGNTLRAHELIHLAAEHGLGGAMKERLLHAHFEEQRSVFDVDSLVALAVEVGVEETEARAALADRRFLPAVREDIDTARALGATGVPFFVVDRAYGAAGAQPAETLLQLLERAWSDSHPLVTVPAAEGCDDGSCSI; encoded by the coding sequence ATGCAGGTCGAGGTGTGGTCCGACGTCGTGTGCCCGTGGTGCTACATCGGCAAGCGCAAGCTGGAGACGGCGCTCTCCCGCTTCCCGCACGCCGACCAGGTCGAGGTCGTCTGGCGGTCCTTCCAGCTGGACCCGAGCATCCCCGAGGGCCACACCGAGCCCACCCTGCCGGCGCTGGCCGCCAAGTACGGCAAGCCGGTGGCCGAGATGGCCGCGATGCAGCAGCGCGTCGAGGACATCGCCGCCGGTGAGGGGCTGGAGTACCACCTCGCCGAGGGCATCAGCGGCAACACCTTGCGCGCCCACGAGCTGATCCACCTGGCCGCCGAGCACGGCCTCGGCGGGGCGATGAAGGAGCGGCTGCTGCACGCCCACTTCGAGGAGCAGCGCTCGGTGTTCGACGTCGACTCCCTCGTCGCGCTGGCGGTCGAGGTGGGCGTCGAGGAGACCGAGGCGCGGGCCGCGCTCGCCGACCGCCGGTTCCTGCCCGCCGTCCGCGAGGACATCGATACCGCCCGCGCCCTCGGCGCGACCGGCGTCCCGTTCTTCGTCGTCGACCGCGCCTACGGCGCCGCCGGCGCCCAGCCGGCCGAGACGCTGCTGCAGCTGCTCGAGCGCGCCTGGTCCGACAGCCACCCGCTGGTCACCGTCCCCGCCGCCGAGGGCTGCGACGACGGCAGCTGCTCGATCTAG